The Pseudomonas fluorescens genome includes a window with the following:
- a CDS encoding TauD/TfdA family dioxygenase, with protein MSTLDETLRKATALAGEATHEWLVPKAPLSTEKPLVELQLSYEEKRKLHNELRHFAIGDSASGLRQMPALGRCLEQLLAPEKSRLLRDFQHCDEVALVIRGLPVDAQLPATPYGGNPDIAELPVVAGAILAVLAVLGTCPVGYQGESEDSIFRHVSPKQQRETERSSYGSRLDLGMHVDNPHLPLSCEAVQQLSACPEYLSLTGLRCELTVPTRIVAIADVLNMLPDFVEQELLRPSFSVRRPDSFARQDTVLEQVPLLYRPSSGGLHCRYNMASISAHCEHSRLALQLFAAAANHPDVVRSVLLQPGDMLIFKNQQTLHARDGFAPRYDGLDRWMLRVFGVNDRKRLLPLSTTHPFIARA; from the coding sequence ATGTCAACGCTGGATGAAACGCTCAGAAAAGCAACCGCCCTTGCGGGCGAAGCGACCCACGAATGGCTGGTGCCAAAAGCCCCCCTCTCGACAGAAAAGCCTTTGGTCGAATTACAGCTTTCCTACGAAGAAAAAAGAAAACTCCACAACGAACTCAGGCATTTCGCGATCGGCGACAGCGCCAGCGGCCTGCGGCAGATGCCCGCCCTCGGACGCTGCCTGGAACAACTGCTGGCTCCGGAAAAATCCCGCTTGCTGCGTGATTTCCAGCACTGCGACGAGGTGGCGCTGGTGATCCGTGGCCTGCCGGTCGACGCGCAGTTGCCGGCGACGCCCTACGGTGGCAACCCGGATATTGCTGAACTGCCGGTGGTCGCCGGGGCGATCCTCGCGGTACTCGCCGTGCTCGGCACCTGCCCGGTGGGCTACCAGGGCGAGAGCGAGGACAGCATATTTCGCCATGTCTCGCCCAAGCAGCAGCGGGAAACCGAGAGGAGTTCTTATGGCTCGCGCCTGGACCTGGGCATGCATGTCGACAATCCACACCTGCCGCTCAGTTGCGAGGCCGTGCAGCAGTTGTCTGCCTGCCCCGAGTACCTGAGCCTGACCGGCTTGCGCTGCGAGCTGACGGTGCCGACGCGGATCGTCGCGATTGCCGACGTGCTCAACATGCTGCCGGACTTCGTCGAGCAGGAACTGCTGCGCCCGAGCTTTTCAGTCCGCCGGCCGGACTCGTTCGCCCGCCAGGACACGGTCCTGGAACAAGTCCCGCTGCTCTACCGGCCCAGCAGCGGCGGCCTGCACTGTCGCTACAACATGGCCAGCATCAGCGCTCACTGCGAGCACTCGCGACTGGCCCTGCAACTGTTCGCCGCCGCTGCCAATCACCCCGACGTAGTCCGCTCGGTACTGCTGCAGCCCGGCGACATGCTGATCTTCAAGAACCAGCAGACCCTGCACGCACGCGATGGCTTCGCGCCGCGCTACGACGGCCTGGACCGCTGGATGCTGCGGGTCTTCGGCGTCAACGACCGCAAGCGCCTGCTCCCGCTCTCGACCACCCACCCCTTTATCGCCAGAGCCTGA
- a CDS encoding anti-virulence regulator CigR family protein, with protein sequence MFKSRSLIAAVTCFALAAGPGIVVADPGNGKGNAQFDQGPGHGQGGKGGQGNKGGQGNPGNKGNQGGKGNQGGGGGDWHNGPSLDRSGILGVIGGYRDYWSPGPALPPGIQKNLARGKPLPPGIAKKLDGRLLGRLPHYDGYEWQQVGTDLILVAIATGIIYEVLNGAFD encoded by the coding sequence ATGTTCAAATCGCGCTCGTTGATTGCTGCAGTGACGTGTTTCGCCCTGGCGGCTGGCCCTGGCATTGTTGTCGCGGACCCGGGCAACGGCAAGGGGAATGCTCAATTCGATCAAGGCCCCGGTCATGGACAGGGAGGTAAAGGCGGGCAGGGTAACAAGGGCGGTCAAGGCAATCCCGGCAACAAGGGCAACCAGGGCGGCAAAGGCAACCAAGGTGGTGGCGGCGGCGATTGGCATAACGGCCCGAGCCTCGACCGCAGCGGCATCCTGGGTGTGATTGGCGGCTATCGCGATTACTGGAGCCCCGGCCCGGCGTTGCCGCCAGGCATCCAGAAAAATCTTGCACGAGGCAAGCCGTTGCCACCCGGTATCGCCAAAAAGCTCGATGGGCGACTGCTGGGGCGGTTGCCGCACTATGACGGTTATGAGTGGCAACAGGTCGGCACGGACCTGATCCTGGTGGCGATCGCCACTGGCATCATCTATGAAGTGCTCAATGGCGCGTTCGACTAA
- a CDS encoding sulfite exporter TauE/SafE family protein produces the protein MFDIVLLCVFAFAAGLIDAAVGGGGLIQIPALFNVLPGAQPAALLGTNKVAAACGTAFAARSFVRKVVIDWSLVVPAAGAAFVMAFAGAATVSLVPQAVMRPAVLVLIMLMAIYTFWKKDFGSLHKPMRIGTKEKLLAVLVGGAIGFYDGLFGPGTGSFLIFLFIRCFAFDFLHASASAKLVNIATNVAALLFFIPSGNVLYLVALPMALFNILGALTGTWLAVRKGVPFVRALFLVLLVILISKLSYDLISVG, from the coding sequence ATGTTCGATATCGTCCTGCTATGTGTCTTCGCCTTCGCCGCCGGCCTGATCGATGCGGCCGTCGGCGGCGGCGGCCTGATCCAGATCCCGGCACTGTTCAATGTGCTGCCCGGCGCCCAGCCCGCTGCCCTGCTCGGCACCAACAAGGTCGCGGCGGCCTGCGGCACGGCCTTTGCCGCGCGCTCGTTCGTGCGCAAGGTGGTGATCGACTGGAGCCTGGTGGTTCCTGCCGCCGGCGCGGCCTTTGTCATGGCCTTCGCTGGCGCGGCGACGGTATCGCTCGTGCCGCAGGCCGTGATGCGCCCGGCGGTATTGGTGCTAATCATGCTGATGGCGATCTACACCTTCTGGAAAAAGGACTTCGGCAGCCTGCACAAGCCCATGCGCATCGGCACCAAGGAGAAGCTGCTGGCGGTACTGGTCGGTGGCGCCATCGGTTTCTACGACGGGTTGTTCGGACCGGGCACCGGCAGCTTCCTGATCTTCCTGTTCATTCGCTGCTTCGCCTTCGACTTCCTGCACGCCTCGGCGTCGGCCAAGCTGGTGAATATCGCCACCAATGTCGCGGCGCTGCTGTTCTTTATCCCGAGCGGCAACGTGCTCTACTTGGTAGCGCTGCCGATGGCGCTGTTCAATATCCTCGGCGCGCTGACCGGCACCTGGCTGGCGGTGCGCAAGGGTGTGCCCTTTGTCCGCGCGTTGTTCCTGGTGCTGCTGGTGATTCTGATCAGCAAGCTGTCCTATGACCTGATCTCGGTGGGTTGA
- a CDS encoding DUF2628 domain-containing protein, with translation MSTTEQVQSTGKYSAKWQERFDFFETYGAPNDPRYKEAVKTLPGVKKKILINANVIAFFFGPIYLFVLGLWKKNLALLGIFLAINIALSVIFAILGMEFPRPLSTGLSIAMSMMYALMANYAYYLKEMKGEQGWNPFKGMRL, from the coding sequence ATGAGCACAACTGAACAAGTACAAAGCACGGGTAAATACAGCGCCAAGTGGCAGGAACGCTTTGACTTCTTTGAAACCTATGGCGCACCAAACGACCCGCGCTATAAGGAAGCCGTCAAGACGCTGCCAGGCGTCAAGAAGAAAATCCTCATCAACGCCAACGTGATTGCGTTTTTCTTTGGCCCTATCTACCTGTTCGTCCTCGGCCTCTGGAAGAAAAACCTCGCCCTGCTGGGTATTTTCCTGGCGATCAATATCGCATTGAGCGTGATTTTCGCGATCCTCGGCATGGAGTTTCCGCGGCCGTTGAGTACAGGCCTGAGCATCGCCATGTCGATGATGTACGCACTCATGGCCAACTACGCCTACTACCTCAAGGAAATGAAAGGCGAGCAAGGCTGGAACCCGTTCAAAGGCATGCGTCTCTGA
- a CDS encoding AzlD family protein — translation MSIETAGYGTLIVILIMAAVTLATRWGGVFVMSFVPINYRVQQFITAMSGSVLVAVLAPLAVKGDNGARLALLTTAIVMLILKKPLPAIAAGILAAALARQF, via the coding sequence ATGAGCATTGAAACGGCGGGTTACGGCACCCTGATTGTCATATTGATCATGGCCGCGGTGACATTGGCGACTCGGTGGGGCGGTGTTTTCGTGATGTCGTTCGTGCCGATCAACTATCGGGTGCAACAATTCATCACGGCCATGTCCGGTTCGGTGTTGGTGGCGGTGTTGGCTCCGCTGGCGGTTAAAGGTGATAACGGCGCACGCCTGGCTTTGCTGACTACGGCGATCGTCATGCTGATACTGAAAAAACCGTTGCCGGCAATTGCGGCCGGCATACTTGCAGCGGCTTTAGCCAGGCAGTTCTGA
- a CDS encoding PACE efflux transporter has protein sequence MQGTPRKILQAILYEAGGVLFVAPALALTYGQGMGYSTLLSLVISAVALAWNMLFNGLFEWWERRQPSRYRNWQRRLLHSLGFEGGLTLILTPVIAAWLGISLWLALVTNLGLFVFFFFYALVFQWVFDRVFDVPLSAQTDQGSASSAR, from the coding sequence ATGCAAGGTACGCCCCGTAAAATCCTCCAGGCCATCCTCTACGAAGCCGGTGGCGTGCTGTTCGTGGCACCGGCGCTGGCGCTGACTTACGGTCAAGGCATGGGTTATTCAACCCTGCTGTCGCTGGTGATTTCCGCCGTCGCGCTGGCCTGGAACATGCTTTTCAACGGCCTGTTCGAGTGGTGGGAGCGCCGCCAACCCAGCCGCTATCGCAACTGGCAGCGGCGACTACTCCATTCTCTGGGATTTGAAGGCGGCTTGACGTTGATTCTTACCCCGGTGATTGCCGCGTGGTTGGGCATCAGCCTGTGGTTGGCGCTGGTGACCAATCTGGGGTTGTTTGTATTTTTCTTTTTTTACGCACTGGTTTTTCAATGGGTGTTCGATCGAGTGTTCGATGTTCCGCTTTCTGCGCAGACCGATCAGGGGTCTGCGTCCAGCGCCCGCTGA
- a CDS encoding AzlC family ABC transporter permease codes for MSNVEPQLHALTLNHIYDGFKQLIPISLFVVVFGVAFGLAAAQTGLSDTSAVLMSTLVFAGASQFAALDLWGQQVPVVPLMITVFAINARHLLMGATLYPWLRELPVAKRYGVMLVVSDANWAMAMQALSRGKPGLGLLFGGGIALWVAWILGSWLGLHFGSAIENPVSFGLDMVMGCFLLAMVVGGKKNLRMFIIWTVAACSSLLAYWYLPANSHVVVGALAGGILGALWMEKTQ; via the coding sequence TTGTCGAATGTTGAACCCCAGTTGCACGCGCTGACGTTGAATCACATCTATGACGGTTTCAAACAGCTGATCCCAATCTCTCTTTTCGTCGTCGTGTTCGGCGTTGCTTTCGGCCTGGCGGCTGCGCAAACGGGCTTGAGTGATACGTCAGCCGTACTCATGAGCACGCTGGTTTTTGCCGGCGCTTCTCAATTTGCCGCACTGGATCTGTGGGGGCAGCAAGTGCCGGTCGTTCCGCTGATGATCACCGTCTTCGCTATCAACGCCCGGCACTTGTTGATGGGCGCGACGCTTTACCCGTGGCTGCGGGAGCTGCCCGTTGCCAAACGCTACGGTGTCATGCTGGTTGTTTCTGACGCCAACTGGGCCATGGCGATGCAGGCGCTCAGTCGTGGCAAGCCGGGGCTCGGGCTTTTATTCGGCGGCGGCATTGCGCTCTGGGTCGCGTGGATCCTGGGCAGTTGGCTGGGACTTCATTTCGGCAGCGCCATTGAGAACCCGGTCAGTTTCGGACTCGATATGGTGATGGGCTGTTTCTTGTTGGCGATGGTCGTGGGCGGGAAGAAAAACCTGCGCATGTTCATTATCTGGACCGTGGCGGCCTGCTCATCGCTGTTGGCTTACTGGTACTTGCCGGCGAACAGTCATGTCGTGGTCGGCGCTTTGGCGGGGGGCATTCTGGGTGCGCTGTGGATGGAGAAAACACAATGA
- a CDS encoding MFS transporter, whose amino-acid sequence MRKDYLAFFVSMFLSRLADQILLFIVPLIVFQTTNSVSWAGLAFFVESLPRYLSFPICGALCDKFSPIRILHISQVYRAVACGVAVVLHGVFGGIYWIVALSALCGVLTTQGIMAREVVMPYIFKHYTYTKTLSYSQIADQTGLVLGPLIAALLLEVWAWHWVVLAIAGLFLLADLAMLYWQRISSVTLETFEQHHDLWLNPLRIAFGHIRNLAELKKIISLAVGVNLIIGVTLATSAAMVIGHYGAGKDDYAGLQAAGAVTTILILFLLARLTLPLKLLGALSYTLIAVGAFITALSPNTGGYVVGFLLIVGFDKMFNVYFRTLRQQVIPPQDFGKTVGVITLLNNLSQPLAGLLVAVLAAPIGTQQVILLLAVATSLIGAGVVVVHRYSTHRSSIYSAETD is encoded by the coding sequence ATGCGCAAGGATTACCTGGCTTTTTTCGTCTCGATGTTCCTCTCCCGGTTGGCCGACCAGATTCTGCTGTTCATCGTCCCGCTGATTGTTTTCCAGACCACCAACAGCGTCTCCTGGGCAGGCCTGGCGTTCTTCGTCGAGTCCCTGCCACGCTACCTGTCGTTCCCGATCTGCGGCGCGCTGTGCGACAAGTTCTCGCCGATTCGCATCCTGCACATCAGCCAGGTCTATCGCGCCGTCGCCTGCGGGGTGGCGGTCGTGCTCCATGGCGTCTTCGGCGGGATCTATTGGATCGTCGCGCTCTCGGCCCTGTGCGGCGTGCTGACCACCCAGGGCATCATGGCCCGCGAAGTGGTGATGCCGTACATCTTCAAGCACTACACCTACACCAAGACCCTGTCCTACTCGCAAATAGCCGACCAGACCGGCTTGGTGCTGGGCCCGCTGATCGCTGCGCTGCTGCTAGAGGTGTGGGCGTGGCACTGGGTGGTGCTAGCGATTGCCGGGCTGTTCCTGCTGGCAGACCTGGCGATGCTGTATTGGCAGCGCATCAGTTCGGTCACCCTGGAAACCTTCGAGCAGCATCATGACCTCTGGCTGAACCCGCTGCGCATTGCCTTCGGCCACATCCGCAACCTGGCAGAACTGAAAAAAATCATCAGCCTGGCAGTGGGCGTCAACCTGATCATCGGCGTCACCCTCGCCACCTCGGCGGCCATGGTCATCGGCCATTACGGCGCCGGCAAGGATGACTACGCAGGCCTACAGGCAGCCGGTGCCGTGACCACCATCCTCATTCTGTTCCTCCTCGCCCGGCTGACCCTGCCCTTGAAACTGCTGGGCGCCCTCTCCTACACGCTGATTGCCGTCGGCGCCTTCATCACTGCGCTCAGCCCGAACACAGGGGGCTACGTCGTCGGTTTCTTGCTGATTGTCGGTTTCGACAAAATGTTCAACGTCTACTTCCGCACCCTCCGCCAGCAAGTCATTCCGCCCCAGGACTTCGGCAAGACCGTCGGCGTCATCACGCTGCTCAACAACCTGTCGCAACCACTCGCAGGCCTACTGGTCGCGGTGCTGGCCGCGCCTATTGGAACGCAGCAGGTGATTCTGCTGCTGGCGGTTGCCACCAGCCTGATCGGAGCCGGGGTGGTTGTGGTGCACAGGTATTCGACACACCGGTCAAGCATCTACAGCGCCGAGACCGACTGA
- a CDS encoding LysR substrate-binding domain-containing protein, with translation MFAKLPLTALRGFESAARLGSFKAAAQELNVSPAAISHQVKSLEAFLGVRLFERSSQNVRLSADGERLHPYMYRALLDIQHGLQVLSPPCAAQSLVVSTTPAFASLWLIPRLGDFHRLYPEIDVRLHTSNDVVDLQRDASIDLAIRALFRPDPQLFEQPLLDEHFGVYCRPGWQPPAAGSPVELIDVPWLSSANVAVDWPAWCAKAGTLGWLENARFRRYDEEQHALQAAIAGHGLVLASNVLVAEAVARGELVEYRPEVRLAGARYTVVCVPGRERQAAVRGFSEWLLGRSIG, from the coding sequence ATGTTCGCCAAACTGCCCCTCACCGCCTTGCGCGGCTTCGAGTCCGCTGCGCGGCTGGGCAGCTTCAAGGCAGCGGCCCAGGAACTGAATGTCAGCCCGGCGGCGATCTCCCACCAGGTCAAAAGCCTTGAAGCCTTCCTTGGCGTGCGGCTGTTCGAGCGCTCCAGCCAAAACGTGCGCCTGAGCGCCGATGGCGAGCGCCTTCACCCTTACATGTACCGCGCCCTGCTTGATATCCAACATGGCCTGCAGGTGCTGTCACCGCCTTGTGCGGCACAGTCTCTGGTGGTGAGCACGACGCCGGCATTCGCCAGCCTGTGGCTGATACCGCGGCTCGGGGATTTTCATCGGTTGTACCCGGAGATCGACGTCAGGCTGCATACCAGCAACGACGTGGTCGACCTGCAGCGTGACGCCAGCATCGACCTGGCGATACGCGCCCTCTTCAGGCCGGACCCACAGCTGTTCGAACAGCCTCTGTTGGATGAGCACTTTGGCGTTTATTGCCGCCCCGGTTGGCAACCACCCGCGGCGGGCTCACCCGTCGAACTGATCGACGTGCCATGGCTGAGCAGCGCAAACGTTGCAGTCGACTGGCCTGCATGGTGCGCCAAGGCCGGCACCCTGGGCTGGCTGGAGAACGCGCGTTTTCGGCGTTATGACGAGGAACAGCACGCCCTGCAGGCGGCGATCGCCGGGCACGGGCTGGTGCTTGCCAGCAATGTGTTGGTTGCTGAGGCTGTTGCGCGTGGGGAGCTGGTTGAATATCGCCCTGAGGTTCGCTTGGCGGGTGCGCGGTATACCGTGGTGTGCGTGCCAGGGCGGGAGCGGCAGGCGGCGGTTCGGGGGTTTAGTGAGTGGTTGTTGGGACGGAGTATTGGTTGA
- a CDS encoding LysR family transcriptional regulator, which translates to MALDMLADLEAFATVARKRSFVVAARSLGRSPSSLTRVIQGLEERSGVKLFNRSANAVTLTEAGERLLPHAHRMLDLQREADEDLAGLSGLATGWIRFSAPQSLAHTVVPQLITQYSQRYPDVSVDVIFTDAAVDPVEGKLDFSIRGAFPQSSDLIGYPLWSYSRYLYASPGYLERCGLPTSIEALEQHALILHTAPRILKEWNFRGPGQAGSFRVHPKFRFSSGAAVFQAALAGAGIARLADWLAEPEVAAGRLVRVFPEYKLTSSTGEDPRMHAVYPAGNLPLRVKNLLDMIRVYGDRVSRS; encoded by the coding sequence GTGGCACTGGATATGTTGGCTGATCTTGAAGCCTTTGCGACGGTGGCCCGCAAGCGCAGCTTTGTCGTCGCAGCCCGCAGCCTGGGGCGCTCCCCCAGCTCGCTGACCCGCGTCATTCAAGGGCTGGAAGAACGCAGCGGGGTCAAGCTGTTCAATCGCTCGGCCAATGCCGTGACGCTGACCGAGGCCGGCGAGCGGCTACTGCCCCACGCCCACAGAATGCTCGATCTGCAACGTGAGGCGGACGAGGACCTGGCCGGGCTCAGCGGCCTGGCCACCGGCTGGATCCGCTTTTCCGCACCGCAATCCTTGGCCCACACGGTGGTCCCCCAGTTGATCACCCAGTACAGCCAGCGTTATCCCGATGTCAGCGTGGATGTGATCTTTACCGATGCGGCGGTCGATCCGGTCGAGGGCAAGCTGGACTTTTCGATTCGCGGCGCCTTCCCACAATCCAGCGACCTGATCGGCTACCCGCTGTGGAGCTATTCGCGCTACCTCTATGCCAGCCCTGGCTACTTGGAGCGATGCGGGCTGCCGACATCCATCGAGGCGCTGGAACAGCACGCATTGATCCTGCACACGGCGCCGCGGATTCTCAAGGAATGGAATTTTCGTGGGCCGGGCCAGGCCGGCAGCTTTCGCGTGCACCCCAAGTTTCGCTTCAGTTCCGGCGCGGCGGTGTTCCAGGCTGCGCTGGCCGGTGCCGGGATTGCCCGCCTGGCCGACTGGCTGGCGGAGCCGGAAGTGGCTGCGGGACGCCTGGTGCGGGTGTTCCCTGAGTACAAACTAACCTCCAGCACGGGTGAAGACCCGCGCATGCATGCGGTCTATCCAGCCGGCAACCTGCCGCTGCGGGTCAAGAACCTGCTGGACATGATCCGTGTCTACGGTGACCGCGTCAGCCGCTCCTGA